The Oryzias melastigma strain HK-1 linkage group LG3, ASM292280v2, whole genome shotgun sequence genome contains a region encoding:
- the glo1 gene encoding lactoylglutathione lyase yields the protein MGDKGISDDAVAAACKDGNPITKDFMMQQTMLRVKDPVKSLDFYTRILGMTLLQKLDFPSMRFSLFFLGFEDKKEIPADVKEKTAWTFSRRATIELTHNWGSENEEQTYHNGNSDPRGFGHIGIAVPDVYAACKLFEEQGVTFVKKPDDGKMKGLAFIQDPDGYWIEILSPNNMVSITS from the exons atgggCGATAAAGGCATATCCGACGATGCGGTGGCTGCTGCATGCAAAGATGGAAACCCCATAACTAAG gattttatgATGCAGCAAACGATGCTGAGGGTGAAAGATCCAGTGAAATCTTTGGATTTTTACACCAGAATTCTTGGCATGAC GCTCCTGCAGAAGCTTGACTTCCCCTCTATGCGgttttctctcttcttcttgGGTTTTGAGGATAAGAAGGAGATCCCTGCAGATGTGAAGGAAAAGACGGCCTGGACGTTCTCCAGGAGAGCCACCATCGAGCTGACGCA taACTGGGGGTCAGAAAATGAGGAGCAGACGTATCACAATGGAAACTCGGATCCTCGTGGTTTTG GACACATTGGAATCGCGGTTCCTGATGTTTATGCCGCCTGCAAACTTTTTGAAGAACAAGGAGTCACGTTTGTGAAAAAACCAGATGACG GTAAAATGAAAGGCCTGGCCTTCATTCAGGACCCTGATGGTTACTGGATTGAGATCCTGAGTCCCAACAACATGGTGTCCATCACCTCATAA